In one window of Chloroflexota bacterium DNA:
- a CDS encoding sulfatase-like hydrolase/transferase, with product MAAEHAGRGGKALAEAVRELYRERQTDYSLDPIVLTDEHGEAIGRVRDGDAVVFCCRRGEREIQLTEAFADPALTHFPRREFQNLTFVILTLYHEKFKDLPVAFAPTQVADTLGEVVSRAGMRQLRVAESEKFAHVTFFFNGGNGQPFAGEEDVRIPSPKGIPFDQVPELSLPQVAAQVVQGIGRGYDLIVANFANGDVIGHTQSRQAKIACAEAVDRALGDVLEAALAADYVTFVTADHGNLEEMTNADGTPHVAHTANPVPFVLIDPRGPSDAAVRDGRLSDVAPTVLRALGLAQPDAMRGDGLAPNWPWGGRRRVLLLILDGWGLGKQDETNPIFLAHTLVWDRLLSQRPHSALQAAGDAVGLKSGKPGNSEAGHMNIGAGRVILQDDVRLDMAMKDGSFYTNETLCRVIRQTRDRGASLHLLGLLTEKSSHGSIDYPLALLRMAKAAGLDRVYLHIIFDGRSTEPGSAPALLEKLESQVREIGVGRIVTGVGRGIALDRDGNYAKTRRAYDALVFGAGRKHSFA from the coding sequence ATGGCGGCAGAGCATGCAGGGCGTGGAGGCAAGGCGCTGGCCGAAGCGGTCAGGGAACTCTATCGCGAGAGGCAAACGGATTATTCGCTGGACCCCATCGTGCTGACCGATGAGCACGGCGAGGCCATCGGCCGCGTCCGGGACGGCGATGCCGTGGTGTTCTGCTGTCGCCGTGGCGAGCGCGAGATTCAACTGACCGAAGCCTTCGCGGATCCGGCGCTGACGCATTTCCCGCGGCGCGAATTCCAAAACCTGACGTTTGTTATCCTCACCCTATACCACGAGAAGTTCAAGGACTTGCCGGTGGCCTTCGCGCCCACCCAGGTCGCGGATACGCTGGGCGAAGTCGTTAGTCGCGCCGGGATGCGCCAGTTGCGCGTGGCCGAGTCCGAGAAGTTCGCCCATGTAACCTTCTTCTTCAACGGGGGCAACGGTCAGCCCTTCGCGGGTGAGGAAGATGTGCGCATCCCTTCCCCGAAGGGCATCCCCTTTGACCAGGTGCCTGAACTCAGCCTGCCGCAAGTGGCGGCGCAGGTTGTGCAGGGCATCGGGCGCGGATACGACCTGATCGTGGCTAACTTCGCCAACGGCGATGTCATCGGGCACACGCAGAGCCGCCAGGCCAAGATCGCTTGCGCCGAGGCCGTGGACCGCGCACTCGGAGATGTGTTGGAAGCGGCCCTCGCCGCCGACTACGTTACGTTCGTTACGGCGGACCACGGCAACCTGGAGGAGATGACGAACGCCGACGGCACGCCCCATGTGGCGCACACCGCCAATCCGGTTCCCTTCGTCCTGATAGACCCGCGTGGGCCTTCGGATGCGGCGGTGCGGGATGGCAGGCTATCGGATGTCGCGCCCACGGTGTTGCGCGCCCTAGGGCTTGCGCAGCCCGACGCGATGCGGGGCGATGGGCTTGCTCCGAATTGGCCCTGGGGTGGACGGCGCCGCGTTCTGCTGCTGATACTGGACGGTTGGGGCCTGGGCAAGCAGGATGAGACCAACCCGATCTTCCTGGCGCACACGCTCGTGTGGGACCGCCTGCTCTCCCAGCGTCCGCATTCGGCGTTGCAGGCGGCAGGCGACGCGGTGGGGCTGAAGTCGGGCAAGCCCGGTAACTCTGAGGCGGGGCACATGAACATCGGCGCGGGGCGGGTCATTCTCCAGGACGACGTGCGGTTGGACATGGCGATGAAGGATGGCTCGTTCTACACGAATGAGACCCTGTGCAGGGTGATCCGCCAGACGCGAGACCGCGGCGCGAGCCTACACCTGCTGGGCCTGCTGACGGAGAAGAGTTCCCACGGCTCCATTGACTACCCCCTGGCGCTCCTGCGCATGGCCAAGGCTGCCGGCCTGGACAGGGTCTATCTGCACATTATTTTTGACGGGCGGAGCACCGAGCCCGGCAGTGCGCCCGCCCTCCTGGAGAAACTGGAAAGCCAGGTGCGGGAAATCGGCGTGGGCCGCATCGTTACCGGCGTGGGCAGAGGCATTGCGCTGGACCGCGACGGGAACTACGCCAAGACCCGAAGGGCCTACGACGCCCTCGTATTCGGTGCGGGGCGAAAACATTCCTTTGCTTAG